In a genomic window of Salegentibacter salegens:
- a CDS encoding efflux RND transporter periplasmic adaptor subunit encodes MKYLYIACISLFLLSCGNNEEEDHAHDAEGNHVSSGVPAINKTIWTDQTELFVEFPALVEGRTSKFAAHFTVLDKHQPVREGSVTVSLIKEETGIRHKVDSPSSPGIFSPALQPKEPGTYDLVFDLKTPEYSDRIVIKDIQVYASAAEASENVAEAEDGGISFLKEQAWKIDFQTEPVTKGEVYDVVHTSGVWQAAPGTYKTLAAGANGMVNFVSDNLTEGTEVKKGQLLMNLSSEGLSSNNVQAEIAQAKARYDQAKAEYERKKELYEDKIVPKAEFEKVESDFRVAEANYRALGSNYGAGGKQIRAPFDGFIKSISTSNGSYVEQGANLVTIGTDRSRLLKTQLSASNNPTKESIANVWYRSDNGDWNEVEGSGSAVISVGKEVEDRKPMIPVYIKVEDVVEMPEGSFTEVQIALGEAKTGVVVPEAALLEDYGNYSVIVQTGGESFERRPVKIGKRNGKKAQVLSGLEDGEVVVTTGFYQVKMASMSGTTPAHGHDH; translated from the coding sequence ATGAAATATTTATATATAGCATGCATCTCGCTTTTTCTTTTATCCTGCGGAAACAACGAGGAGGAAGATCACGCACATGATGCAGAAGGAAACCATGTAAGTTCTGGAGTTCCTGCGATTAATAAAACTATCTGGACAGACCAGACGGAGCTATTTGTAGAATTCCCGGCCTTAGTGGAAGGTAGAACCAGCAAATTTGCAGCCCATTTTACTGTATTAGATAAACATCAACCTGTTCGCGAAGGTTCAGTTACAGTGAGTCTTATTAAAGAAGAGACTGGCATTCGCCATAAGGTGGATTCCCCTTCATCTCCGGGAATTTTTTCTCCGGCCTTACAGCCGAAAGAACCCGGGACTTATGATCTGGTTTTTGATCTGAAAACTCCTGAGTATTCAGACAGGATTGTTATTAAAGATATTCAGGTTTATGCCTCAGCTGCAGAAGCTTCAGAAAATGTAGCGGAAGCAGAAGATGGCGGTATCAGCTTTTTAAAGGAACAGGCCTGGAAGATCGATTTTCAGACGGAGCCTGTCACTAAGGGAGAAGTTTATGATGTAGTTCATACTTCCGGAGTCTGGCAAGCTGCCCCTGGCACATACAAAACCTTAGCGGCCGGAGCCAATGGGATGGTGAATTTTGTTTCAGACAACCTAACAGAGGGAACCGAAGTGAAAAAAGGTCAGCTCTTAATGAATCTTAGTAGTGAAGGGCTTTCTTCTAATAATGTCCAGGCAGAGATTGCGCAGGCTAAAGCACGATATGATCAGGCGAAAGCTGAATATGAGCGAAAAAAAGAACTTTATGAAGACAAGATCGTTCCCAAAGCGGAATTCGAAAAGGTAGAAAGTGATTTTCGCGTAGCCGAGGCCAATTACCGTGCCCTTGGCTCCAATTACGGAGCAGGGGGGAAGCAAATCAGAGCTCCTTTTGATGGTTTTATAAAATCCATCAGTACTTCTAATGGAAGCTATGTGGAACAGGGAGCTAACCTGGTAACCATTGGAACGGATAGATCCCGACTATTGAAAACGCAGTTAAGCGCGTCAAACAATCCAACTAAAGAATCTATCGCTAATGTCTGGTACAGGAGTGATAATGGAGACTGGAATGAAGTAGAAGGATCAGGCAGTGCTGTTATTTCAGTAGGTAAAGAAGTGGAAGATCGCAAACCGATGATTCCGGTGTATATCAAAGTGGAAGATGTTGTTGAAATGCCTGAAGGTAGTTTTACGGAAGTTCAGATCGCCCTGGGTGAAGCTAAAACTGGAGTTGTGGTGCCTGAAGCTGCTTTACTAGAAGATTACGGCAATTATTCGGTGATCGTACAAACCGGAGGTGAAAGTTTCGAAAGACGACCTGTAAAGATCGGCAAGCGAAATGGAAAGAAGGCACAGGTGCTTAGCGGACTTGAGGATGGAGAAGTTGTGGTAACCACAGGTTTTTACCAGGTGAAGATGGCTTCTATGTCCGGTACAACCCCTGCACACGGTCATGATCATTAA
- a CDS encoding efflux RND transporter permease subunit, with product MLNKILSISLQNRLLVLLVAVILSATGFYLARNMNVDVFPDLTAPTVTILTEAHGMESEEVEKLVTYQLETAMNGSPNVRRIRSSSAAGISIVWVEFDWGTDIYKARQIVSERIPMVRENLPSGIGAPTMAPISSIMGEVMLLGVTSDSLSPMELRTLSDWQIRPRIKAIGGIANVVVIGGDYKQYQVFANPGKMKYYNVSLEELTEKVREANTNAPGGFLNEYGNQYIIKGSGRAYALEDLEEAVVKQVNGQGIKIKDVAEVQIGAADKIGDGSLNAEPAVILTISKQPDVNTLELTERLDEAIAELETSLPESVEIKSQIFRQADFIDASISNLNMTLLEGAFFVVVVLFIFLMNWRTTLISLLAIPISLLVSIIVLKMLGYTINTMSLGGMAIAIGALVDDAIIDVENVYKRLRENIRKPKAERQSVITVVREASVEIRSSIIIATLIIIVSFVPLFFLGGMEGRLLKPLGIAFITSVLTSLVVAVTVTPVLCTYLLKKEKMLKKQAEGTKVERWLEQRYAETLNRALKIPKTVIAVTVIAFLLSIALFTQLGRSFLPEFNEGSMVISVVGPPGMSLEESNKTGKQVEQLLLEMPEVAVVTRRTGRAELDEHAQGVNAAEIDVPFTLEDKSKEEFFEDVRNKLSIVPGVNITLGQPIAHRIDHMLSGTRANIAIKIFGPDLQQLYEIGKSVEENIKPIDGLADVAVDQQIEVPQIKITPKRQILSAYGMTVGQLMEQVDVAFAGHEVGEIYEGQKYFDLVVRYEEDFRNSIEKIKTALIGLPNGSQVPLEQLAQVSSVSSPNSISREDVQRKIVVAANVQGRDLRSAVEEIRETVNSSVNIPEGYRVQYGGQFESESRASQMLLITAVIAIFVIFLLLYFEFNNVKLAFVVLINLPLALIGGILIVYFTSGIVSIASTIGFISLFGIATRNGILLVSRYEDLRKEGQKGYELIKTGALDRLNPILMTAFTTGLALIPLALKGGEPGSEIQSPMAVVILGGLLSATILNLIVIPCVYDLVTRKE from the coding sequence ATGTTAAATAAAATATTATCAATTTCGCTTCAGAACAGGCTTCTGGTTCTTCTGGTTGCAGTGATACTAAGTGCTACCGGGTTTTACCTGGCACGTAATATGAACGTGGATGTATTCCCGGATCTCACAGCACCTACAGTAACCATACTAACCGAAGCTCACGGAATGGAGTCGGAAGAGGTAGAGAAACTGGTGACCTATCAGCTTGAAACCGCGATGAATGGATCGCCAAATGTGAGAAGAATTCGTTCTTCTTCAGCAGCGGGAATTTCCATCGTTTGGGTTGAATTCGACTGGGGAACCGATATTTACAAGGCAAGACAGATCGTAAGTGAACGTATCCCGATGGTTCGTGAAAACCTACCTAGTGGGATCGGAGCACCTACCATGGCGCCTATCTCCTCAATTATGGGAGAGGTTATGCTATTGGGTGTAACTTCAGACAGTCTTAGCCCAATGGAACTAAGAACCTTATCTGACTGGCAGATCCGTCCTCGGATCAAAGCCATCGGTGGGATTGCCAACGTGGTAGTAATCGGAGGAGATTATAAGCAATATCAGGTTTTTGCCAATCCCGGTAAGATGAAATATTATAACGTAAGTCTGGAAGAGCTCACTGAGAAAGTACGGGAAGCTAATACGAATGCTCCGGGTGGTTTCCTTAATGAATATGGAAACCAGTACATTATCAAAGGTAGTGGTAGAGCTTATGCTTTAGAAGATCTTGAGGAGGCTGTTGTGAAACAGGTGAATGGCCAGGGCATCAAGATCAAAGATGTAGCTGAAGTACAGATTGGAGCTGCAGATAAGATTGGAGATGGTTCCCTGAATGCAGAACCAGCGGTTATCCTCACCATTTCTAAGCAACCTGATGTGAATACCCTGGAGCTGACTGAAAGGCTGGACGAAGCCATCGCTGAACTGGAAACCAGTCTGCCTGAAAGCGTGGAGATCAAAAGTCAGATCTTTCGCCAGGCAGATTTTATTGATGCTTCCATCAGCAATTTGAATATGACTTTGCTTGAAGGAGCATTTTTTGTAGTCGTGGTGCTTTTTATCTTCTTGATGAACTGGCGTACTACATTAATTTCATTGTTGGCAATCCCAATATCGTTACTGGTATCGATCATTGTGCTGAAAATGCTTGGGTATACCATCAACACGATGAGTTTAGGAGGTATGGCTATTGCCATTGGAGCATTGGTAGATGATGCCATTATTGATGTGGAGAACGTCTATAAACGCCTGCGTGAGAACATTCGAAAACCTAAAGCTGAAAGGCAGTCGGTAATCACCGTGGTAAGAGAAGCATCTGTGGAAATTAGAAGTTCTATCATTATTGCTACCCTTATTATTATCGTGTCTTTTGTACCGCTATTTTTCCTTGGCGGAATGGAAGGACGATTACTGAAACCACTTGGAATTGCTTTTATCACATCAGTTCTCACTTCGTTGGTAGTTGCTGTAACCGTTACTCCGGTGCTGTGTACATATCTTCTGAAAAAGGAGAAAATGTTGAAGAAGCAGGCTGAAGGAACTAAAGTTGAAAGATGGTTGGAGCAACGTTATGCAGAAACTCTAAATCGGGCACTTAAGATCCCTAAAACCGTTATCGCGGTTACTGTTATCGCTTTTTTACTGAGCATTGCACTTTTCACCCAGTTAGGAAGAAGTTTCCTTCCGGAATTTAATGAGGGATCCATGGTAATCAGCGTAGTTGGACCTCCGGGAATGTCGCTGGAAGAAAGTAATAAGACCGGAAAACAGGTAGAGCAGTTGTTGCTTGAGATGCCGGAAGTTGCTGTGGTTACCAGAAGGACAGGAAGAGCAGAACTGGACGAACACGCCCAGGGGGTGAATGCCGCTGAAATAGATGTTCCTTTTACCCTGGAAGATAAATCCAAGGAAGAATTTTTTGAAGACGTCAGAAATAAACTCAGCATTGTTCCTGGTGTAAACATCACCCTTGGACAACCTATTGCTCACCGAATAGATCATATGCTCTCTGGAACAAGAGCTAATATCGCGATCAAAATTTTTGGTCCAGATCTGCAGCAACTATATGAAATAGGCAAAAGTGTCGAGGAGAATATTAAACCTATCGATGGACTTGCCGATGTAGCTGTTGATCAGCAGATTGAAGTTCCGCAGATCAAGATCACTCCCAAACGCCAGATACTTTCTGCCTACGGAATGACCGTGGGTCAATTGATGGAGCAGGTAGATGTAGCTTTTGCAGGGCACGAAGTAGGTGAGATCTATGAGGGGCAGAAGTATTTTGACCTGGTAGTACGCTATGAAGAGGATTTCAGAAATAGCATAGAGAAAATTAAAACGGCTTTAATTGGTCTGCCCAATGGCTCACAGGTGCCGTTAGAACAGCTGGCACAGGTTTCTTCTGTAAGCAGCCCTAATAGCATAAGCCGGGAAGATGTACAGCGTAAGATCGTTGTCGCGGCTAATGTGCAGGGGCGTGATTTAAGAAGTGCGGTAGAAGAGATCCGGGAAACTGTAAATTCATCGGTGAATATTCCCGAGGGATATAGAGTACAGTATGGCGGCCAATTCGAGAGTGAGTCGAGAGCTTCACAAATGCTTTTGATCACTGCCGTAATAGCCATTTTTGTAATATTCCTGTTGTTGTATTTTGAATTCAATAATGTGAAATTAGCTTTCGTGGTGCTTATCAATTTACCGTTGGCTTTGATCGGTGGAATTTTGATCGTTTACTTTACCTCAGGAATTGTAAGTATTGCTTCCACCATTGGTTTTATAAGTCTCTTTGGGATCGCAACCAGAAACGGGATTTTACTCGTGTCGAGATATGAAGACTTGAGAAAAGAAGGTCAAAAAGGCTATGAACTTATCAAAACCGGAGCCTTAGACAGGTTGAACCCTATCTTAATGACCGCCTTTACGACAGGTCTGGCGCTTATACCACTTGCCTTAAAAGGAGGAGAACCGGGTAGTGAGATCCAAAGCCCTATGGCGGTGGTGATCCTGGGAGGATTACTTTCAGCCACAATTCTTAATTTAATAGTGATACCCTGCGTATATGACCTGGTGACCAGGAAAGAGTAA